From the genome of Aliarcobacter lanthieri:
ATTCTTTAAAATAGAATATATATATTTATTATCTTCTTTATTGGATAACTCAAAATAATATACTCCATTATCTATTGAATCAAAATATTGTTCTAAAGTTGTTCTTATAAATACTAAAAGTGCTTCAGTTTTAATATCTCTTAATAGTTTAGGTTTTACTCTATTTTTACAATTCATATTAGAATTAAAAACTTTCCCATTCATTTTTATTTTTATCTATTTTTTTTAATTTAATATCTTTTATTTCTTCAATAAAAATATTATCTTGTTTATTGGAATTTTGATTTTCTATACATACATTTTTTTTAACCATATTTAATTCATCAAAAATATTTGAAGTTAAATTCTCAATATCTATTGCTAAATCTTTTAGATTTACATTTGAATCTATTTTTATATCTTCATCTACGAAAGTTTGAACTGCTTGATGAATATCTTCATGATATTTTTTTAAATTACTCCAACTTATAGTTTTTGTATATTTTTCTGAATTATTTTCAGATTCTTTTATCCATTTTCCTAAATTACAATCGTTACAAGATACTACAGTCCATCTTTCATTTTTACCAAGCTTTGCAAAGTTATTCTCTTTAAATCTTATGTGGTCATTTTTTAATTTTGCAGTTTTAAATACTAAATCTACATTACAAATATAATCTTTTGTTTGTTTTGAATAATTAGCTAAGTTTGCAGCCTTAACTAATTTTGATGAAAGTTCAGAAACTTCTTTTGATAACTCATTTATTTGATTTGAAACCATTGCATTATGTTGAGTTTGACGGTCAAGTTGATTGACTGCATCATTTATTTGCTCAATTCCCATTAGTTGTTCTTTACTAGCCATTTCAACATCTGCTATTAAATTGATTGTTTGAGAAATATTTGAATTTAATTGAGTATAACCTTTTATCATATTATTAGCTATATCTTTACCTTCATTTGCTTTTTGTGTAGCTAGTTCTACTATATCTTTTATTTGTTTTGCTGCTTCTGCACTTCTACTTGCAAGATTTCTTACTTCTTGTGCAACTACTGCAAAACCAAGACCTGATTCTCCAGCTTTTGCTGCTTCTACTGCTGCATTTAAGCTTAGTATATTTGTTTGAAATGCTATATTATCTATTACACTTATGGCTTCATTCACTAAATTTACCTGAGTATTTATTTCATCCATCGCTTGATTTGTTTGATTCGCTAATTTTTCTCCATGAACAGATGATTTTGTTATCTCATTAGAATATAGAGACATTTTTGCTATATTTTCTGTATTATTCCTAATATTAGATGTTATCTCTTCTAAAGCTGCTGCTGTTTCTTCTAATGATGTTGCTGCTTCATTTGCATTTGTTGATAAGTTTGATGAAGACTCTGATAATATAGTTGTATCCTCATTAAGTTTATCTCCAGTAGATAAAATCATAGCCAATAATTCAGATATATTATTTCCAACTAATCTTGTACTAGACTTTAAACTTCCATAAGTCCCAACCATTACTAAATCCTCAGGAACTCTACTTTCAAAGTGTGATTCACCAAAGTCTAATAATACATTACTTATTGAAGATATTTTTGTTTGTAAATTCTTTGAAAGAGAATTTATATTATTCTTTATAGCTTCTATTTGTTGGTTTTGAGATTCTGTTTTTATTTGAAACATAAAAAATCCTCTATCAATGTAATCAAGCATTTTATCTATTTCAACTAATATCTTTTGTTCATTTAATATTTCATTACTGATTTTTTCAATATTTTTATTTATAATTTTTGCCATTTCACCAAATTCATCTTCTGAATAAATATTTATTAATTCCACAGATAGTTTTTCTTTATTTAGATAAGAGAAAAAATTTATTAGACCTAATTGGAAAGATTTTATATTAAATATTAAGTTCTTCCCTATGAAAAATATCAATATTTGGATGATGAATAAAATAACTACTAAAGTAACAATGATTGAAATGATGATATTATCAGTTGTATCTTTTAGATTCTTTTCAAGTTTTAAAATTTTTTCTTGATTAGCTTCTTTCCATTTTAATAGCTTAGATTTTATGATTCTCCATTGATTTGTAGTTTCAACATTATCTTTATATATTAAAACTTCATTATTTTTTAATTTTTCTTCTATTTTGCTTAATTCAGTTATTTGTGAACTGTATAATTTACCAATATCAAATTTCTCAAATCCTAAAGATATATTTGAACTATTTTTTAATTCTATAATCAATTCGTTATAGTCTTTAATTGCTTGTATAAAATTTTCTTTGGCTTTTATATCATCATGATTAATAATAACTCCTCTTAAAGCATTTGATATTTGAAGTCCTTGTTCTAAACTACCATGAATTTTTTGTGATAGTTCTATAATTTCATATTTTTCTTTATTTGTTTTTTCTATATTATTTAATCCATAATATACAACAAGTGCAATTATAATAAATGATATTAAAGTTATAAAACTAATAATATTTATTTTATAATTGATTTTTAGATTTTTTAGTTTCATTTTTTCCCCTACATGAGTAAAATTAAAAAAGTTCTTATCTTATCTTATCTTTCAATTATAAAGCCAAATTAAGTTTTAGTTATATATTTTAGATTATTTTGATATTCTAAATTAAGATTGTCTGGAATTATAATTTAAAATAGTATTTAAAAAGTATTATTTTTATTATTTAGATACATAAGTAGATTTGTTATCTAAATTACAAATAAAACTATCTTTTGAATAATTATTTTCTAGTTGATTTACTCTTTTTTCTAAGTTAAAAATAGTTTTATAAATACTTGGGTTCATATTATCAATATTTGTAAAAGATACATCAGCGCTTTCAAATAAATCATTTAATAATAATTTCA
Proteins encoded in this window:
- a CDS encoding methyl-accepting chemotaxis protein codes for the protein MKLKNLKINYKINIISFITLISFIIIALVVYYGLNNIEKTNKEKYEIIELSQKIHGSLEQGLQISNALRGVIINHDDIKAKENFIQAIKDYNELIIELKNSSNISLGFEKFDIGKLYSSQITELSKIEEKLKNNEVLIYKDNVETTNQWRIIKSKLLKWKEANQEKILKLEKNLKDTTDNIIISIIVTLVVILFIIQILIFFIGKNLIFNIKSFQLGLINFFSYLNKEKLSVELINIYSEDEFGEMAKIINKNIEKISNEILNEQKILVEIDKMLDYIDRGFFMFQIKTESQNQQIEAIKNNINSLSKNLQTKISSISNVLLDFGESHFESRVPEDLVMVGTYGSLKSSTRLVGNNISELLAMILSTGDKLNEDTTILSESSSNLSTNANEAATSLEETAAALEEITSNIRNNTENIAKMSLYSNEITKSSVHGEKLANQTNQAMDEINTQVNLVNEAISVIDNIAFQTNILSLNAAVEAAKAGESGLGFAVVAQEVRNLASRSAEAAKQIKDIVELATQKANEGKDIANNMIKGYTQLNSNISQTINLIADVEMASKEQLMGIEQINDAVNQLDRQTQHNAMVSNQINELSKEVSELSSKLVKAANLANYSKQTKDYICNVDLVFKTAKLKNDHIRFKENNFAKLGKNERWTVVSCNDCNLGKWIKESENNSEKYTKTISWSNLKKYHEDIHQAVQTFVDEDIKIDSNVNLKDLAIDIENLTSNIFDELNMVKKNVCIENQNSNKQDNIFIEEIKDIKLKKIDKNKNEWESF